Part of the Capricornis sumatraensis isolate serow.1 chromosome 9, serow.2, whole genome shotgun sequence genome, tattaggTTAATTCATATGTCTGAAGAGTTTGAACCTTGATTTACTAGGAACTCACATGCCCAACATTTAAGAGGAAAACTATTCATTCCAGGAAGATTGTTGGTTAGTTTCTTGAGCTACTTAAGTAGTGGATAAGTTGATaggatttaattaattaatttaaaaaatttaaaagatgtgaCAGtacactttctatttctttttaaagcataatTGGTAAGATGTAGTAACAAAGGTTGGATTTAGGATGACATAAATCTGGACCTCAGGCTCACTGAACCTGGAAGTTACTTAAAACTTTGAAACTTCAGTTTAATCATCAATAGGGAAAATGACAAAACTTTCATAAGGCTGTTGTAAAGATAAATGACAATTTatgcaaaatgtttttaaaatagcaaacaaATATTAGTTGCTGTTACTGGAATAAAACAAGATTAACCCATTGTGAAAATCACTGAGACTTACTGTAAAAGATTATCAACAATGATATCTGCCTTTGACATGAAAGCATCATTTCAGTATGTAGATTGGAAAGACAGTACTGGAATTTCAAGTGTCCACTGCTTTCCCCCCTTGCCCTAGAGTCTCCTGACCTGCCCACCACTGCCTACCAcaggaatctctctctctctcttttttctttattctttcacttctgctctttcttcttttcctatatcactttctcattatttttatacTCATTTCATCCCTATTCTTCTCTTCCATGGAAAAGACCTTGTCCATGACCCAAATCAGCATGATAAGGCTGTTAATACAGCTGATGAGATGTTGATGCTTCCCATTACTCAGTGATGTCctaataattttgtcttttcttcaAATAGGTAAATGATATTCATGTCTGAGATTATATATGCTCCATGAAGAACCTCTGTTCATGATCTCTACTTGTGCCAAGTTTCATAGACTGGTAACCACCAAAGGAGATCTTAGAAATGGTCCTGCAATAtgcaaatgaagtgaaagtgaaggtctctcagttgtgtccaactctttgcgaccccatggactgtccatggaattgtccaggccagaatactggagtgggtagcctttcccttctccaggggatcttccaaacccagggatcaaacccaggtctcccacattgcaggtggattctttatcagcttagCCAAGAGTGAAGCCCGAGATATGAAGGCGATGGTTAATTAGAAGAAGAGGAGTGAATTCATGTCTTCTCCCTGTGAGGACAGTGCCATCTATATTGTACCATGGACTTTGGAAAACTTGCTGTCATTCCAATCAAGTCTTCTCTCACAGATTTGCTGAGAACCCTGCCCACTCTCCATAAGTAGACACAGTATACCTTTTTTCTAACTTCATTCCTTTGGAAAGTTCTGATACGAATCAACACTTACTCTCTTTTGCATAATAATAGACACTGAACTAGAAAGAGTCATAAGAAATATCCACTTCCAACTTCCAAACAAGGAACACAGTAAAGCTCTGGCCTATAAAGGATTATTTTCTAATGACTAGCTCCTctcctgactcattggaaaagaccttgatgctggcaaagattgagggcaggaggagaaggggatgacagaggatgagatggttggatggcatcaccgactcaatggacatgggtttgggtggactctgggagttggtgatggacagggaggcctggcatgctgtggttcatggggttgcaaagagtcagacacgactgagcgactgaactgaactgaactcccctcCAGGGATCAGATAGTCTCCAAGGTGTGAGAGCGATGACAGATGACTATATTATTCCTGCTTTTCTCTCCTACACTAAGTATCTGCCTCTCCCTAGTACCTTCCTCACAGCCCCCTTCACATCCTTGTTCCTTAGGGTATAAATTAGAGGATTGAGCATAGGGGTAACTATGGTATAAAAAAGGGCTACAAACTTTCCCTCACTCTCAGAATAACTGTGCATGGGTTGTAGGTACGTATAGATGGCTGAGCCATAAAAAAGGGAAACCACCAAGAGATGGGACCCACAAGTCCCAAAAGCCTTTCTTCTCCCAGCCACTGACCTGACTTTCAGCACTATCTGAACAATGTATACATAGGAGCCTAGAATTAGTACTGCAGGAACAACCAAGATTATGGCTCGAGCCACAAACATCTTGGTCTCTGTCCCTTCTGTGTCCTCACAAGCCAGCTTCAGGAGAACAGTCATCTCACAGAAGAAGTGATTCAGGAGATGGAGACCACAGAGAGGCATAGCCATCATGAGGCCTGTCTGAACCAGAGAGTTCATGCAGCCTCCTACCCAGGAGGCAATAGCCAGTGTCTGGCAGAGGTGGGGATGCATAATGGCTGTGTAGCGGAGTGGATGACAGACAGCAGCATAGCGGTCAAAGGCCATCACCACCAGGAGCACACATTCAGTGGAGCCTAGGGCAAGGGAGCTGAAGAGCTGGACCACACATCCTTCATAGCTGATGGTCCGGTCGAGTCCATGAAGGTTGATCAGAAGCTGGGGCACAGTGCTGGTGGTATAGCAGAGGTCCAGGAAGGAAAGGTGTCTAAGAAAGAAGTACATGGGCGTGTGCAACTGATGTTCCAGGAGGGAAagagtgatgatggtggtgttgCCAAAGATAGTTAAGGAGtagaaaactgaaataaagacaaaaaggaTGGGCTCCAATTGAGACCAATCTGAGAAGCCCATTAAAATGAAGCCTTCTCTAAAACTTGTGTTGAAACTTCCCATGGCTTTTTGCCTGTTCAAATAGCAGAAGACAATGTAATGACTCTTATGAAgaaggattttaaaattatttcacaattttCCCTAGATAATCCTAACTCATGCATTGTGTTATCTGTTTTGCTATTCAGCTCCATTCTGTCCAGTCTTCTCCTGCTTTGAGAGTGAAGATTACTAGATTAAGAATGATGTGACTTTCATTTGAACTCCAGTCCTGTTATGTGCTTGCTCTATGATTTCAGCCAGGCCACTAAATCCTTGGGACCTGATGTTTCCTTGTCTGAAAGCAGAGACAATCTGTCGAAAAGAATCAAGAAAAGTATAGATCCatccttttgggaaaaaaaaaattagcaacaaGTATGCTTCTTGTGATGAGTTATGATGCCTAGAATAATTTCCCCCTTCTCCAACTGATAAATATATCCATCAAATCCCCgtaacataaatataaataaaattttaattgatcAAAAAATGACAATGCATGTAAGGTACAGACTTCTCCCATCTTCCTATTTACTGTTGATCATATTTCCTTTTGGAAACTTCTTCTCCACTGGCTTCCATAAATACACATTCTCCTCCTTGTCAACTCAGTGTATTCTCCTTTTATGGTGCCTCTTCTTTCAATAAGGTCTTAAATATTATCATTCCCTGGAAACTTTACCTGGCTCTCTCCTCACCCTACACACTCTTTCTGGTGATCCCACTCATGGCTTCAGTTACCAATAATGACTTCCAAGTATTGGTTTGCAGCCAAGACTGCTCTTCAGAACTTCAAAATCAAGTATCTCTTCTTTTTGGACATTGCTATTAAGATAATCCATAGGCATCTCAAGTTTAGCATGTTCAAGTCTCATACCTTCCCTCCATATATGCTTCTGTTGCGTTCCCTTACTCGGTAAGTGATAGCCTCTTCCCGCTTAAAAAATGTTGTGGTTATCTCAGATCTCTCCTCACCCCATCCTAAAACTGATTGCTCAACATGTCCTATTGAATCTATAGCCTAAATATCTTTTACTTCTTTCTCCTTGtcatcttgttttttcaatgactTGACTGATGGCTCAATATTTCTATAATGTTCCAAAATATCTTGTTTAGAGACTATTTATGAATCAACTCTGAACACTATTGTCAGAATGACTTTCTTAAattgcaaataagatcatgtcTCTTCACTGCTCAGAATTCTTGAATCATGCTGCTCTTTAGTATCAGGGGACTATCCAAATGCCTTAAAATACTCTACATAATTCTTTCTGATCAACTATGTTTTTCAAAGGGTCACCGTAGTATAGTGCAATAGACTTGAAAGGCCATAGTCAGGTTCCTACAGATTAGCTCTATCACCAGCCCACTCTGCCTGTGCTACCTGTTCTGGAAATTTTACTTCTGTGAGTCTCAACCTACTTAGCTTTGAAATAGGgaaaataactttatttcatAGGATTTTTATTGGTATTAAATGGTATGATACATTCTGtgagctgcaaagaatattcCATACACATTTTTAACACTTGTTGTTCTCAACcactaatttttaagttttatgaaaCTAGCTTTGCTTTTGTTCACCATTTTGCCTCCATCTCTCGGTGAAGTTCCTGGTGAATAAAAGATGTTTAATAGCTGttgttgaatgaatcaatgaatgtaTTTCCAAAGTTTGCATCATACTTGGTGAACATAAATGTTCCAGAAATGTATATTTCCTGTGCAACACAAAAGAATTAACTCGTCTGCAATGTGGTGAAGGTTTAACAATTCCTGCTTTGTCATCATGTAGTGCAAAGGTTTTTAACCACTTCTGCAGTGTATTTTGTCAAGGATTTCTATGATGGCAGagagataaatatattttcaattgagtaaatgttttaaaacacaaGTAATATGATGTATgataaaaccataattcaaagggATCTCACAATGATGAAACAAGGGGCTCTAAACCAATAGATAAGATAATAAGATAATATTGAACTTAGCTTCAAAACCTTACACAAATGTTGAATAGGGGAGATTAAACGTGACAGCTGTTCactaaaaagatagaaaacaaagatgatgtaGGAATATCCTGACTGAAAACAATGCAAGCCAACAGAGCCCACTTGATTGCTGAATTTTACCAAATGTGAGCTCAGACTAGATAAAAATCCAGTCTAGACTTTGGCTTTTCTAGCTTGGAAGGAAACCTAAAAGTCATTTCCGCAAATGTCCTTGCACCATCTGATGCATGATTGCCATGGAATCTCAGACCCAGAACTTTTTAAATGAAGGTCCTGCCTCATTTCCTCACTTACGGTCTTTTGCTTTCTTATTCCCTGCTATCAGTTCCTTACTCCCATCTCCGTGCATCTCGGATTTCTTAATATGTCATGTCAACTATTTTCTTACTAATATTCTTAATTTATTATCTCTTTGACCCATGCACCCAATTTTGGAAGAATGCAATTCTCTATAGAATAAACTCAAGCTAATAAATTCTGCTAAAAAGAATAATTCAAATGCCCATCTCAATGCTACTAAAAATTTGCAGCCTTTCTAATGCACCATTAACATCCCCCTCTCTACTATCTCTTCCCCAACAGAAATGACATCTGATCAAGCTTCTCTAATTTAAAAAGCCTCTTTTCACCCTGTGTCCCCTTCTAGTTACTgccctcttttctcctccttcatAGATTAGTTTATTATAAGAGTTGTCTATGTACAATGTTTCAGCTACCTCCTTCCCATTTTTCCTTCAACCCACTGCAATAGGGGTTTTATCCTCACAAGTCTTTATGAGAAAATTCAGGGACATTGTCAGTTCTTACCTTTGTCTCAGCATTTTATGTGTTGACTACTGTCTCCTTCTATATGAAAATTCTACCCTTGCTTTCCTGGATGTCTTTCTATCTTCTCTGCCCATTCCTTAATCTCTTAGGTATAATCCTATTTTTCTGTGCATTTCTTGCATGTTGGCATTCCTCCTCAAGGTCCCACCCAAGATCTTCTTTTTTTACCACTTTGCAGAAGGTTTCTGGAAAATGCCATCCACTCCAGGCTTAAATCAATGGTAATAATACCcaagtatatttctccatccccTGATCTCTGTTCTGAACTTCAGTCCATCTTCTAGTCCATCTTCTTGCTGCGAATCTTCCCTTGGATGTCCCCTAAGCACTTAGAACTCAGCAATGTCTAATACTGAATTCATCATAAGAATAAAACTGGTTCTTATCTTGTGTGTCCCATCTCAGGAATGGGCACTACCAAGCTACAGAGCTTGCCAAACTAGAAAAGTAGTCATCAGTCTCTACACCCTCATGTTGGATTCAGATCACAGCTTAGATTTCACTTCTTCTAAGACAGCAGTTCTCAACCAGGCCAGTTTTACCCCTGAGGGGATATTTTTAGTTGATACAGTTGGCATCTAGTGGATTGAGACCAAAGATGCTGCTGAATGTCCTAcgaggcacacacacagacacacacacacacgaccctGTAAAGTGTTGTACCTTCTCATATATAATTTATCacattcagcttcagtttctgatTTAATCATTTCTCTATCCCACCACATTAGAGCTTACAGAGGTCAGAGCTCTATCTATCTCTTTCACAATTACAGTTTTAATACCTCGAGCAGTGATAAGCACATAAGTCTGCAATAATTAAATCCCTGATGCCTGCAGGCATTCACCTGTACCGTATTTAATAGGTATTTAAAAAGACTTGAAGttggatgggaaacacatgtacacccatggtggattcaagtcaatgtatggcaaaagcaatacaatattgtaaagtaaagtaaaataaataaatagaaaaaaaaaaaaaaagacctgaagTCTTACTGCATTTCAGCCTCACTTAAAAAGTGAGATGCAATAGTTCTGTTCTCTTGGGATCTGTACATTTTATCTGAAATCTGATGAGATGAGAGAAAGAATCAATGTTTACATAGCCTCCAAATCAAAGTTTTTATATCCTTACTTCATCCTGTTAACTTGCCTCTGACCAGCCGTAGCCTTGGCACCTGCCTGACCTCTTGTGAGCGGCCTTCCTAAGGGGATATTTCCTGCTTCCTAACCCTTAGAGCCCTGCTGAGAATAAGCTGATTTCCCAGAACTACAGCGTATGTGTCTTCTCAAGTACCACATTAAATCTTTCACTAGGCTCATGCCAGTGAACCCTTTTATTCAGCACAGTTCGTCATACATTGGTCACATATTTACCACTCAGGAACCAGTTAAACATTCCCAGCCCTCACAGAGCTTCACTTCTCCACTCTCTCTGGTTTCAGTGGCTGGGATCTGTTTCATGCTCGTATCTGGTTGGTACTTATGAAATGAAAAACTATACTTACTCACAAACTCCTGGGAGTCTTTTCCATCTTTCAATAACAGTAACAAGTTATTCCTCACACTGACCTAAGGTTGGGCCCCTGGTAGATCCCACACATTACTCCTAGTCTTACATCTCAAAACCCAGGTGGGCTTGACCGTAATGCAAGCTCTGTTCTGTTCAAACTGACTCACGGATTGGGCATCACAGAGCCTTCGTGTGAAAAGTCCCAGTGTGCACAACTGAGGATAGGGAACGTCTCATTAGGGGAGCACACAGAGCAAACACAAACCTTCTTCCAACAGACAATCCTCCAAACGTTGAAGAAATAATCATGATATGCACACTTTTCTGGATTCCATGTTCCTCAAGTGAAGGTGATAGCTTCCAAATATCCATTTCCTTTCATATTTCCCAAATCTATCATTccagtaaaagaagaaaatgatattaGGCTGATTTAACTAGTTCCTAAAAACATGTGTTTTCATCCCATCCATATCTAGGTTTTAACAAATGACCCTTGTGCAACTTCACATTTAAATAAAagtacagtgttggagaagactcttggaagtcccttggactgtaaggaaatccaacaagtccattctgaaggagatcaaccctgggatttctttggaaggaatgatgctaaagctgaaactccagcactttggccacctcatgcgaagagttgactcattggaaaagactcatgctgggagggattgggggtaggaggaaaaggggacgacagaagatgagatggctggatggcatcacggactcgatggacgtgaatctgagtgaactccaggggttggtgatggacagggaggcctggcgtgctgcgattcatggggtcgcaaagagtcggacacgactgagcgactgaactgaactgaactgaacagtacccAATACTCCGCCCTGGCCAGATAGAATTTTGAGTATTTTCCAAGCTCATGGCAATCGACTGGGATTAAAACCTTGACAAAATACATAGAACCTAAGGGCAGTAAAATCAATAAGGCACCAAAAATATCCTGCATTAGAAACAGAGATTTTAATTGTGTTTTTCAGATTAGAAAAGAGTTCACTTAAAGACAAACATGATAGCATGTATACATGTTCAAAGATCTATCATATGGAAAAGGTATTGAATTTGCTTTGTACTCCTCCAAAGGCAGAAGTATAACCAACTGGTGAAACTTACACTGTGGCTGTGACTGTGTCTGAGACTGTGGCTCAATAGAAAGAAAAGCTTGGGGGGATAAAATGAAGCAGTCTAAAAATACCCTGCCTGGAAATGTAGTGACTTTCTCGTCAATTGAAAGCTTCCTCATTCAGAGGCTGAAAGCTGACATTTCAGCATGTTGTAAAAACGTTCCTGCACTAACTGGAAGACTGGGCTAGATGATCTGACCCAGATGATCTAACCCAGttctgatttatatttttctaatcttaaattatgttaaaaatttttttactcttATTCTTAATTTCCTGGGCACACACAAAGCATTTTGATATCTGCATATGAGACTGTTGATTTTCTACAGTACATCTATCaaattttgtgtttatctttgtATTTGTGTCTGTGCGTACATGCATCTGTGTGTGCATTATCTCTATAAATAACAGACTTCTTGAGAACAGAAattatatttatagtttttattcaACAGCATGCAGTAATACATCCTTAATGCCAATACACTAAGTTAACAATGTTATCTGACTACAGTGGAGCCAGATTCAAACCAGAAAATTTAATCTTCTattataggcaaaaaaaaaaagagagagagagagagagatcccacAAACTCTGTCCTAACCTTCATTGTTAGAATATCCGTCCTTAAATATGAACCTAATCTAATTTCATTTCTTCCTATTATACCTGCATAATAGCTCTCTTGTTCATTTTTGGAAGATTAAATTATCAAACCTTACTAGATACTAAAATATCCTTCTATGCATTCTCCTTCCCATAGTCTCACTTGGCCATTCTCTTATCCTGACCCCACTACTCACACAAATCCCATCTCATCCCACAAGTCTGTGCAGTGATCTTCAAGACTCTTTTATCAAATACTCAATAATAACCCAacaatattttctattataagGTCAGAAAACCATAGTGAGGGTCCAGTCTGTTTAATTCACATTCAAAGGTTGAATTAACAAATTGCTTTTTTCAACTCTGTTTCCCTACACAGAACACTGTCTCCAAATAGGAGGGATTCTGTCTTGTTGTCTACTCCTCCAAGAAgacttccttgatttctcttcaaCAACTCTGACCATGCTTCTATACTTTGTCTCCTGCCTCTGATGTACAGTTTACTTTACATATTATAGCCATTGATATTATAGGATTTGATTGTTAGAAGGgacttcaaaattattttaagccaAACCTTATACTTTATATAAAGAAACTGAAAGCCTTATCATTGTTCAATGATTTCCCTAAGTTTATGCAGTTATAAGAGATGCAGGTGAGACTATCTTACCTGCTGTGTGTAGTGGGTGAGTAGGTAAAGAGGTAAAGATTCCATCAGCGATAAAATAGGTTTTAAAATGAATTCAATACTTCTATATCCTCAAACCCAGGACTCAACACAACGGAACTCAATACTAATTGCCTAATGGAATATTTCCAGAGTTATATGAATTTTAATTGTAAAGCCAACGGAACTCAGTTCTCACCCAGAGATCTAGGGAAGACAACTACTGCATTTACTCCTCTCAGTTCTTCGGATTCTAAGGTGATGTGAGGCACATTTAAGACTGGTGGCGTCTAGAGATGTCTGGAGAAGATGCGTTCCACTTTGATCCTAACTCCGTCTGTGGGATGGAGGGCTTAGGTCAGAGTCCCTTTCCTGGAGAACTGATGATGGCATATGTTTCCTCCCTGAGCAGGGCACATATGCCAGGAGCTGGGAAtaccacgccgccccgcccccgccccccccctcccccccgccaccGCCACTGTATCCCACTTGCTTACCCTACCGACTCAGACCAGGAGGGAGCTGGTGTATTATCAGACCATCTCCTGACCACAAGGCTGAGTGCTCCAATTCTGCCCCATGGGCACTGCCAAGTTCCCCttagagaaatgaagagagaacTGTTGCCAGGTGAGACCTTGGAGAACTTTGGGCCCCAGTGTGGCAATTATGATCAACTCTCTGGTGCTTCATGATCTGCCTTGAAATCTCAATTCTCTCTATCCCCCTTACGCTGCCCCAACCAAGCTGATCTACGTAGTGTCCTCAGATTACACCTTCTCACTTGGCTCATGCTACTTGGATACTTCATACTTCTCCTATTTTGACCCAAATGCTACCTGCCCCTCACCACTCAGACTAAGTTTCATGTCTCACTCGAAGTTTACTGTGTTCAACTTATACCCCAGATCTTTTCCTCCCCTGGACTCCTCAAAGAATGCTCATATATTCTCATTTATGCACATCATCCATccaatttaatattaatttccttAACAACAAGtttattgttttacatttctctctcatacacaatatttaaagtattggTATTTGGCTTCTTATATTCAGCTTtaatacacaaaattttaaaataaaatgtgttcatttattaattcattcaaaaattattaagCAATTAACCCTGTTCTAGATACTGTGGTAAATAAGAAATTCAACAATGaaaattatttgtgtttatttaagGCATTGTAATGTAACATAGAGAAAATTTCTCTGCCATGACTAGCTTTGGGATCTTGAAAAGCTTTTTTATAGAAAGTAGCATGGTCATTGccaggtgggggtgggcagaAATGGATGAATGTTGTTAAGGAGTACAAATTTCTCagtataagatgaataagttgtGGGAACCTAGTGTGCAGCAtgttgactatagttaacaatactatatTGCACACTTGAAAATTGCTATGAGAATAGATATGAACAATTCTCACTAGCCACATAAAAATGGTAACTACATATGGTGATAGATCTGTTAACTAAcattattgtgataatcattccataatatatatgtttatcaaattatcagaaatggcaacccactccagtattcttgcctggagaatcccatggacggaggatcctggtgggctacagtccatggggtcacaaagaattggacacgactgagcgactttaatttcacttttcactttcacaccttaaacttacacaatgttctttgtcaactatatctcaataaaactgagatATAGTTTTTGAGATATactgaaaaaacaatttttaaaagatttcttgaTGCactgaagcctcagtttccctgtgagttgttgttcagttgctaaatcgtgtctgactctgagaccccacagactgtaaaaTGACAggttccccgtccttcactatctcccagagtttgctcaaatattggtccattgagtcagtgatgttatccaaccatctcatcctctgtgcccccttctccttttgcctttactctttctcagcatcagggtctcttccagggagtcagctgttcgcatcaggtggccaaagtattggagcttcagcttcagcatcagtcctaatgaatattcagggttgatctcttttggattgactggtttgatcttcttgcagttccaGGGATTCCcgggagtcttttccagcaccacaattcaaaagcaacagttctttggtgttcagccttctttatggatgaATTCCCACTACCATAtaagactactgaaaaaaccatagccttgactatacagacctttgtcagcaaagtgatgtctgtgctttttaatatgctgctctctaggcttgtcataacttcccttccaagaagcaaggatcttttaatttcatggctacagtcacagtCTCCATTGATTTTGGAGTCTCAGAAAATAAAAGTTGTTGATGTTGTTAGTATGACCTATCCTGTAGCACTATTTGTGGATTAATGATACATTGTAAACAAAGTGCCAGCCTATGGTAGACATTCATTCAATGGTACATGCTcaatcacccagttgtgtccgattctctgtggcctcttggactgtagctcaccaggctcctctgtccatgaaattttccaggcaagaatactggagcaggttaccactTCCTACTCAAGGGCagcttcccaatccaaggatcaaacttgtgtcttttgcatctcctgcattagcaggcagattcttcaccatcagtgtcacctgggaaacaTTACTGTAATACAAACACTTGTTCTGTGCCTTCtctttgtctgaaaaaaaaatgcagaaaatgacTGTACTTGAGTCTACTCTCTAACACAAGACAGATATCACATAAAATAATTGCAATCTGAGTGATAAGTGCAATAGTCTCTCCCCTCGCTCAGAGAGCTTA contains:
- the OR2Y1 gene encoding olfactory receptor 2Y1, yielding MGSFNTSFREGFILMGFSDWSQLEPILFVFISVFYSLTIFGNTTIITLSLLEHQLHTPMYFFLRHLSFLDLCYTTSTVPQLLINLHGLDRTISYEGCVVQLFSSLALGSTECVLLVVMAFDRYAAVCHPLRYTAIMHPHLCQTLAIASWVGGCMNSLVQTGLMMAMPLCGLHLLNHFFCEMTVLLKLACEDTEGTETKMFVARAIILVVPAVLILGSYVYIVQIVLKVRSVAGRRKAFGTCGSHLLVVSLFYGSAIYTYLQPMHSYSESEGKFVALFYTIVTPMLNPLIYTLRNKDVKGAVRKVLGRGRYLV